One Archangium violaceum genomic window, CAACAAGGACGTCCAGCAGATCCAAGAGGACCTCCCTCAGGAGAAGGAGGACAACCGCCACGACCCTGAGGGCAAGAAGGGCGCGCTCAAGGTGATCATCTCCGACTACAACCAGCAGTACGGCACCAATCACGACATCAACAACTTCGACCTTTACTATCAGGACGTTCAGCAGCGCATCAAGGACCAGCAGTTCCCCAACCGCGACCTGCCGCGCCGGGGCGAGGAGAAGATCGACCTCACGATCGTCGTCGACATGCTGCTCACGGGGTTCGACGCGAAGTACCTCAACACGCTTTACGTCGACAAGAACCTCAAGCACCACGGCCTGATCCAGGCCTTCTCCCGCACGAACCGCGTCCTCAACGCCACGAAGCCCTACGGCCACATCCTCGACTTCCGCCAGCAGCAGGACAGCGTCGACACCGCGATCGCGCTCTTCTCCGGTGCGCAGGCTGATCGGGCCCGCGAGATCTGGTTGGTCGACAAGGCTCCCGTCGTCATCGACAACTTCAAGCAGGCCGTCGCCGACCTTGGCGAGTTCATGACGTCGCAGGGCCTCGAAGCCAAGCCCGATCAGGTGAACAACCTCATGGGCGACGACGCCCGCGCCCAGTTCATCAAGCGGTTCAAGGAGGTCCAGCGCCTCCAGACGCAGCTTGACCAGTACACCAACCTTACTGACGAGCAGCGAGCGCAGATTGAACAGGCCCTGCCCAAGGACGAGCTCCGCGCCTTCCGCGGCGTGTACCTCGAAACCGCGCAACGCCTGAAGGAGCAGCAGGGGGCCTCTGGAAAGGAGGGCCAGCCTGCGAGCGCCGAGGTCGACCAGCTCGACTTCGAGTTCGTCCTCTTCGCCTCCGCCGTCATCGACTACGACTACATCATGAAGCTGATCGCCAAGTACTCGGGGCAGGACCCGAAGAAGCTCACGATCAGCCGCGAGCAGCTCATTGGGCTCATCCAGTCCGACGCCAAGTTCATGGACGAGCGGGACGATATCACCGAGTACGTCCGCTCGCTCAAGGAGGGCGAGGGCCTCGACGAAGCCGCCATCCGTGCCGGTTACGAGCAGTTCAAGGCCGAGAAGCAGGCCCAGCAGATCGCTCATCTCGCCCATGCCCATCGACTGACGACCGAGTCGCTCTCGGCCTTCGTTGACACCATCCTCCAGCGCATGATCTTCGATGGCGAGCAGCTCACCGACCTGATGGAGCCGCTCGGTCTCGGCTGGCGCGAACGCCGCGAGCGCGAACTCGCGCTCATGGCCGACCTCGTCCCCCTCCTGAAAAAGCGGGCCCATGGCCGGGAAATCTCGGGCCTCAATGCATACGAGCATGGGGGGGCACGATGACGGCTCGCGAGCCATCACGCCTGGTACCCAGGCTGCGGTTTCCCGAGTTCGAGTGCCAGCGCGGGTGGCCGCTTACGACCCTCGGAGCGGTATTGGACGAACATGGACTCAAGAGCGACGGCACGTCAGACGTGCACTCGGTGTCGCTTGCCAAGGGCATCGTGCCGCAGGTCGAGCACATGGGCCGGAGCTTCGCTGCGAGTGACACAGGGCACTACAGCCTCGTCCGGCCTTTTGATGTCGTGTACACCAGAAGTCCGCTCGCTATGTTCAAGCTCGGGATCGTCAAGCAACACAGAAGAGACTACAACGCAATCGTCTCGCCGCTTTACGGCGTGTTTGCGCCCAAGAACCGACATGTTGGCCTGCTCGTTGAAGCTTTCTTCGAAAGCCCGGCGCGAGCCTTCCGCTACCTTGATCCTCTCGCACAGAAGGGCGCGAAGAACACCATCCAGCTCTCCAATGAACGATTCCTCTCCGGCTCACTCTACCTGCCGGAAGACGAGGATGAGCAGCAAAAGGTAGCCGAATGCCTCGGCTCGCTGGACGAGTTGATCGCTGCGGAGGGCCGAAAGCTCGAAGCCCTGCGGCGACACAAACGAGGGCTGATGCAAGAGCTTTTTCCTCAGGCTGGTGAGCCCCGGCCCCGTCTCCGCTTCCCGAAGTTCTCGGACCCATGGGAAGGGACGACATTGGGCAAGCAATGCGACAGCATATCGTCGGGCAAAGACAAGAGCGATCCCGATGGTCAATTTGACCTCTACGGTTCGACCGGCGTGATCGGCAAGACCCATCATGCGACCTTTACAGACACGGCTCTTTTGGTGGCGAGGGTCGGTGCAAATGCAGGGTTTCTCACCAAGGCGGAAGGGGAGTTCGGTGTGACCGACAACACGCTTGTCATCAACCTCAAGGACCGTGACAACGTGGACTTCTTTCTCTACTACCTTGAGAATTTCGGACTGAACAAAATGATCTATGGTTCAGGACAACCCCTCATAACAGGCGGGCAACTTAAAGCGCTGACGTTGTGGGTTCCCGAGAAGAAGGAGCGAGAGCGAATCGCCGGCTGCCTTTCGGTCCTCGGCGCATCTATCGCGGGGCAATCTCGGAAAGTCGACGCCCTCAAGCGGCACAAGCAGGGTTTGCTGCAGCAGCTCTTCCCGAGGCTGGAGGGCGAGGGGCAATGACCGACGCCAGCTACGCGGATCTGCCGAGCGTCGCCAAGCACCTTCGGACGCTGCTGGCCGAAAAGGCCCAGAAAAAGCCCGGCAAGAGCCCGTTCATTCTGATCTATGCCTTCAACGGCACCGGCAAGACGCGACTGTCCGCCGCCTTCAAGGACCTCGGCAAGGTCATCGACCAACACGGTAAGGTACAGAGCCGCGACACGCTCTATTTCAACGCGTTCACGGAGGACCTCTTTTCGTGGGACAACGATCTGGAGAACGACCAGCACCGCACGCTGAAGCTCAACGCGGCTTCCAGATTCTTCGTCGGGCTGGACGAGCTAGAGCTTGAGACCCGGATCCGCCCGCTATTGAACCGCTATGCGGACTTCGACTTCAAGCTCAACTTTGAGTTTGACCCGGTGACCGGCAAGATCGCCAGCGCGGAGGTCACCTTCTCTCGGGACGTGCTGAGCGGCGACGGCGACGCTACGAGGCGCGACCAAGTCGACGGCATCAAGATCTCGCGGGGTGAAGAGAACATCTTTGTCTGGTGCTTCTTCCTCGCCATCCTTCAGCTCACTCTCGATGGAGCGGAGGCATACAAGTGGGTCGAACATGTGTACATCGACGACCCGATCTCATCCCTCGATGAGCACAACGCCATCGTCGTCGGAAACCACCTAGTCCAGCTCTATCGCGAGGCACAGCGGCCGATCAAGACGGTTGTGTCGACGCACCACGCGCTGTTCTTCAATGTCTTGCATTACGAATTGCAGAATCACGTATTCACTCCAATTCAGTTCACGCTCAAGCGCGATCGTCGCAAGGATGGATACGTTCTTTCAGAACAACAACGTGTCGACACCCCACAGTTCTACCACGTTGCGGCCCTGGCAGATCTGTGGCAGGTGGCCCAGAGCGGGAAGGCGAGCACGTTCCATTTCAATATCTTGCGCACGGTGCTCGAGAAGACCGCCCTCTTTCTCGGCTACAACCACTTCTCGAAGTGCATCAAGGATGCCGATGATGACGCAGATGGCATCCTTCACCAGCGCTTCGTTGATCTGCTGAGCCACGGTAAGTACTCGATGTACGAGCCAACCGAGATGAGTGACGACACGAAGGGCTACTTCCTCACGATCTTGAAGGGGTTCGTGGAGCG contains:
- a CDS encoding restriction endonuclease subunit S, translated to MTAREPSRLVPRLRFPEFECQRGWPLTTLGAVLDEHGLKSDGTSDVHSVSLAKGIVPQVEHMGRSFAASDTGHYSLVRPFDVVYTRSPLAMFKLGIVKQHRRDYNAIVSPLYGVFAPKNRHVGLLVEAFFESPARAFRYLDPLAQKGAKNTIQLSNERFLSGSLYLPEDEDEQQKVAECLGSLDELIAAEGRKLEALRRHKRGLMQELFPQAGEPRPRLRFPKFSDPWEGTTLGKQCDSISSGKDKSDPDGQFDLYGSTGVIGKTHHATFTDTALLVARVGANAGFLTKAEGEFGVTDNTLVINLKDRDNVDFFLYYLENFGLNKMIYGSGQPLITGGQLKALTLWVPEKKERERIAGCLSVLGASIAGQSRKVDALKRHKQGLLQQLFPRLEGEGQ
- a CDS encoding AAA family ATPase, whose protein sequence is MTDASYADLPSVAKHLRTLLAEKAQKKPGKSPFILIYAFNGTGKTRLSAAFKDLGKVIDQHGKVQSRDTLYFNAFTEDLFSWDNDLENDQHRTLKLNAASRFFVGLDELELETRIRPLLNRYADFDFKLNFEFDPVTGKIASAEVTFSRDVLSGDGDATRRDQVDGIKISRGEENIFVWCFFLAILQLTLDGAEAYKWVEHVYIDDPISSLDEHNAIVVGNHLVQLYREAQRPIKTVVSTHHALFFNVLHYELQNHVFTPIQFTLKRDRRKDGYVLSEQQRVDTPQFYHVAALADLWQVAQSGKASTFHFNILRTVLEKTALFLGYNHFSKCIKDADDDADGILHQRFVDLLSHGKYSMYEPTEMSDDTKGYFLTILKGFVERYPFNPELVPGPNGDTK